The following proteins come from a genomic window of Athalia rosae chromosome 1, iyAthRosa1.1, whole genome shotgun sequence:
- the LOC105690590 gene encoding chromatin-remodeling complex ATPase chain Iswi — MSKTEETADTVDAGENSNDSSAETTSSRGGDFETKLETDRSKRFDYLLKQTEIFSHFMTNNQKDKAASPLKVKAGRPRKQPVEVPVKGDTSADLRHRKTEQEEDEELLAESNVSVAPTTRFESSPHYIKSGELRDYQIRGLNWMISLYENGINGILADEMGLGKTLQTISLLGYMKHFRSIPGPHIVIVPKSTLANWMNEFKKWCPSLRAVCLIGDAETRNTFIRDVMMPGEWDVCVTSYEMVIKEKSVFKKFNWRYMVIDEAHRIKNEKSKLSEILREFKTANRLLLTGTPLQNNLHELWSLLNFLLPDVFNSSDDFDSWFNTNSFLGDNSLVERLHAVLRPFLLRRLKAEVEKGLKPKKEIKVYIGLSKMQREWYTKVLMKDIDIVNGAGKIEKMRLQNILMQLRKCCNHPYLFDGAEPGPPYTTDEHLVYNCGKMVILDKLLPKLQQQESRILIFSQMTRMLDILEDYCHWRNFQYCRLDGNTAHEDRQRQINEYNAPGSEKFIFMLSTRAGGLGINLATADVVIIYDSDWNPQMDLQAMDRAHRIGQQKQVRVFRFITENTVEEKIVERAEVKLRLDKLVIQQGRLVDAKQTALNKDEMLNMIRHGANEVFASKDSAITDEDIDTILQKGEAKTAEMKEKLETLGESSLRNFTVDAPTDSVYQFEGEDYREKQKILGIGNWIEPPKRERKANYAVDAYFREALRVSEPKAPKAPRPPKQPIVQDFQFFPPRLFELLDQEIYYFRQTVGYKVPKNPELGSDAGRIQKEEQRKIDDAQPLTDEELAEKEKLLTQGFTNWTKRDFNQFIKANEKYGRDDIENIAKDVEGKSPEEVMEYSAVFWERCHELQDIDRVMAQIERGEAKIQRRAGIKKALDAKMARYRAPFHQLRIAYGTNKGKNYTEEEDRFLVCMLHKLGFDKENVYEELRATVRSAPQFRFDWFVKSRTALELQRRCNTLITLIERENLELEERERQERRKKGGSIGSKPASKRKQENLPAPQDKPRKKKK; from the coding sequence ATGTCTAAGACAGAAGAGACTGCCGATACGGTAGACGCCGGGGAGAATTCAAATGATTCCTCGGCTGAGACAACATCTTCGAGAGGTGGTGATTTCGAAACGAAACTCGAGACCGATAGAAGCAAGAGGTTTGATTACCTTCTAAAACAAACTGAGATATTTTCTCACTTCATGACGAATAATCAGAAAGATAAAGCCGCTAGCCCACTCAAAGTTAAAGCAGGAAGACCTCGTAAGCAGCCAGTTGAAGTTCCTGTTAAGGGTGACACTTCGGCTGATCTTAGACACCGTAAAACCGAACAGGAAGAAGATGAGGAGCTTCTGGCTGAAAGTAATGTTAGCGTAGCTCCAACAACCCGGTTTGAATCTTCCCCACATTATATTAAGTCCGGAGAACTCAGAGACTATCAAATACGTGGTCTCAATTGGATGATTTCACTATATGAGAATGGAATCAATGGTATACTTGCTGATGAGATGGGTTTGGGGAAGACATTGCAGACTATTTCTTTGCTGGGGTACATGAAACACTTTCGGAGCATCCCAGGACCCCACATTGTGATTGTTCCAAAATCAACCTTAGCCAATTGGATGAATGAGTTTAAAAAATGGTGCCCTTCGCTCAGAGCAGTGTGTCTTATCGGAGACGCAGAGACAAGAAACACATTTATCAGAGATGTGATGATGCCTGGGGAATGGGATGTATGCGTTACTTCCTATGAAATGGTcatcaaagaaaaatcagtATTCAAAAAGTTCAATTGGAGATACATGGTTATAGATGAGGCTCATCGaatcaagaatgaaaaatcaaagttgtCAGAAATATTGCGTGAGTTCAAGACTGCGAACAGACTTTTATTGACTGGAACACCGCTACAAAATAATCTTCATGAACTTTGGTCACTCTTGAACTTCTTACTTCCGGACGTGTTCAATAGCTCAGATGACTTCGACTCTTGGTTCAATACAAACAGCTTCCTTGGCGATAATTCGTTAGTCGAAAGACTGCACGCAGTATTGAGACCATTTCTTCTTAGACGTCTCAAGGCTGAGGTGGAAAAGGGACTCAAGCCAAAGAAGGAAATCAAAGTTTACATTGGATTGAGTAAGATGCAAAGAGAATGGTATACTAAGGTACTGATGAAGGACATAGACATTGTGAATGGAgctggaaaaatcgaaaaaatgaggcTACAAAATATTTTGATGCAGCTGCGAAAGTGCTGTAATCATCCCTATCTATTCGACGGAGCTGAGCCAGGTCCACCATACACAACTGATGAACATTTGGTTTACAATTGCGGTAAGATGGTCATCCTTGACAAACTTCTGCCCAAGTTACAGCAGCAAGAGTCTAGAATCCTGATATTCAGTCAAATGACAAGAATGCTTGACATTTTGGAGGACTACTGTCATTGGAGAAATTTCCAATACTGTCGATTGGATGGTAACACGGCACATGAAGATCGACAGCGTCAAATAAACGAGTACAACGCACCAGggagtgaaaaattcattttcatgttGTCCACCAGAGCTGGAGGTCTCGGTATAAATTTAGCTACTGCTGATGTTGTGATCATCTATGATTCCGATTGGAATCCTCAGATGGATCTGCAGGCTATGGATCGAGCGCATCGTATCGGACAGCAAAAACAAGTGCGAGTATTCAGATTCATAACCGAGAATACAGTGGAAGAGAAGATTGTGGAACGAGCTGAAGTCAAGTTACGTTTAGACAAACTTGTTATTCAACAGGGAAGATTAGTCGATGCGAAACAAACTGCTTTGAACAAGGATGAGATGCTGAACATGATCAGGCATGGGGCTAACGAAGTATTCGCTTCCAAGGATAGCGCTATAACGGATGAAGATATAGATACTATTCTCCAGAAAGGAGAAGCAAAAACAgcagaaatgaaagagaagtTAGAAACTTTGGGTGAGtcttctttgagaaatttcacTGTCGATGCTCCGACGGATTCGGTCTATCAATTCGAAGGAGAGGACTAcagagagaaacagaaaatattgGGAATAGGAAACTGGATTGAACCCCCAAAGCGTGAGAGAAAAGCAAACTATGCGGTTGATGCTTACTTCAGAGAAGCACTGAGAGTTTCAGAACCAAAGGCTCCAAAAGCGCCAAGACCACCAAAGCAACCGATTGTACAAGACTTTCAGTTTTTCCCGCCGAGATTATTCGAGCTACTCGATCAGGAGATCTACTATTTCAGACAGACTGTTGGATATAAAGTTCCAAAAAATCCTGAACTCGGCTCTGATGCGGGAAGGATTCAGAAAGAAGAGCAAAGGAAGATCGACGATGCACAGCCACTCACCGACGAGGAGTtggctgaaaaagaaaaactgctTACTCAGGGTTTCACGAATTGGACAAAAAGGGATTTTAATCAATTCATCAAAGCAAATGAAAAGTATGGAAGGGATGACATCGAGAACATTGCTAAGGATGTGGAAGGCAAATCGCCGGAAGAAGTGATGGAGTATTCCGCAGTATTTTGGGAACGTTGTCACGAACTTCAAGACATAGACAGAGTGATGGCGCAGATTGAAAGGGGAGAAGCAAAAATCCAGAGACGTGCCGGTATCAAAAAGGCTCTTGATGCCAAAATGGCGAGATATAGAGCACCTTTCCATCAGCTGAGAATAGCCTACGGAACGaacaagggaaaaaattatacagaaGAGGAGGATAGATTCTTAGTATGCATGTTGCATAAGCTTGGTTTTGATAAAGAAAATGTCTACGAAGAATTGAGGGCAACTGTGAGGTCCGCGCCTCAGTTTCGCTTCGATTGGTTTGTCAAGTCAAGAACAGCTTTGGAGTTGCAAAGAAGATGTAACACATTGATAACATTGATAGAACGTGAGAATCTGGAGctagaagaaagagagagacaaGAAAGACGGAAGAAGGGTGGAAGTATTGGATCGAAACCGGCGTCTAAACGGAAGCAAGAAAATCTTCCAGCACCGCAAGATAAGCctagaaagaagaagaagtaa
- the LOC105690661 gene encoding CUE domain-containing protein 2-A isoform X1 produces the protein MNRTMDEKEELVKKSLFSFVRKQVPTAQLSLIDDIVLSYVVSMVEENALEEDLDVEGLCEMVSACLPEFSTIDKDAVSKWLSEIENELRRGNKSGGDSQPHDPLSQISLTAFLPPEAQRTRVHHLSETSDAGSDSSGEYFAEQESTWHQVALLQEMFPGASPAEARHCLAVAGGDIAKAAQLALHRQEAGQSLVGNLTFLTPSVRNKARVNDEELKSRIIARYSYVDRDNAAREHRPVAPKTEPKKMVRYLDNKIVSVKGERYTEVRRGDDDEGNEGGRKRGHSRP, from the exons ATGAATCGAACAATGGATGAGAAAGAGGAGCTAGTAAAGAAGTCGCTTTTCAGTTTTGTAAGAAAACAAGTTCCAACTGCTCAATTGAG TCTGATAGATGACATAGTTCTGAGTTATGTCGTGAGCATGGTTGAAGAAAATGCTTTGGAAGAGGATTTGGACGTTGAGGGATTGTGCGAGATGGTCTCTGCCTGCCTTCCTGAGTTCTCAACAATTGACAAAGATGCGGTATCGAAATGGCTATCAGAGATTGAAAATGAACTGAGACGAGGAAATAAATCTGGTGGGGATTCTCAACCTCATGATCCATTGAGTCAAATTAGTTTGACGGCATTTTTGCCTCCCGAAGCTCAGAGAACGAGGGTACATCATCTATCGGAAACGAGTGATGCTGGCAGTGATTCTAGCGGCGAATATTTTGCTGAA CAGGAATCAACGTGGCATCAGGTTGCACTTCTCCAGGAAATGTTTCCCGGAGCAAGTCCAGCGGAAGCTCGACATTGTCTGGCTGTTGCTGGTGGTGATATTGCAAAGGCAGCTCAACTCGCTTTGCACAGACAAGAGGCTGGACAGAGTCTCGTTGGCAATCTTACTTTTCTCACA CCGAGTGTTCGCAATAAGGCGCGAGTGAATGACGAAGAATTGAAATCTCGCATAATTGCTCGTTATAGTTACGTGGATCGTGACAATGCCGCTCGAGAGCATCGCCCTGTGGCTCCCAAGacagaaccaaaaaaaatggttCGCTATTTGGACAACAAAATAGTAAGTGTGAAAGGTGAAAGATATACGGAAGTGCGACGAGGGGACGACGATGAGGGGAACGAGGGAGGTAGAAAGAGGGGGCACAGTCGTCCGTAA
- the LOC105690661 gene encoding CUE domain-containing protein 2-A isoform X2 — protein MNRTMDEKEELVKKSLFSFVRKQVPTAQLSLIDDIVLSYVVSMVEENALEEDLDVEGLCEMVSACLPEFSTIDKDAVSKWLSEIENELRRGNKSGGDSQPHDPLSQISLTAFLPPEAQRTRVHHLSETSDAGSDSSGEYFAEESTWHQVALLQEMFPGASPAEARHCLAVAGGDIAKAAQLALHRQEAGQSLVGNLTFLTPSVRNKARVNDEELKSRIIARYSYVDRDNAAREHRPVAPKTEPKKMVRYLDNKIVSVKGERYTEVRRGDDDEGNEGGRKRGHSRP, from the exons ATGAATCGAACAATGGATGAGAAAGAGGAGCTAGTAAAGAAGTCGCTTTTCAGTTTTGTAAGAAAACAAGTTCCAACTGCTCAATTGAG TCTGATAGATGACATAGTTCTGAGTTATGTCGTGAGCATGGTTGAAGAAAATGCTTTGGAAGAGGATTTGGACGTTGAGGGATTGTGCGAGATGGTCTCTGCCTGCCTTCCTGAGTTCTCAACAATTGACAAAGATGCGGTATCGAAATGGCTATCAGAGATTGAAAATGAACTGAGACGAGGAAATAAATCTGGTGGGGATTCTCAACCTCATGATCCATTGAGTCAAATTAGTTTGACGGCATTTTTGCCTCCCGAAGCTCAGAGAACGAGGGTACATCATCTATCGGAAACGAGTGATGCTGGCAGTGATTCTAGCGGCGAATATTTTGCTGAA GAATCAACGTGGCATCAGGTTGCACTTCTCCAGGAAATGTTTCCCGGAGCAAGTCCAGCGGAAGCTCGACATTGTCTGGCTGTTGCTGGTGGTGATATTGCAAAGGCAGCTCAACTCGCTTTGCACAGACAAGAGGCTGGACAGAGTCTCGTTGGCAATCTTACTTTTCTCACA CCGAGTGTTCGCAATAAGGCGCGAGTGAATGACGAAGAATTGAAATCTCGCATAATTGCTCGTTATAGTTACGTGGATCGTGACAATGCCGCTCGAGAGCATCGCCCTGTGGCTCCCAAGacagaaccaaaaaaaatggttCGCTATTTGGACAACAAAATAGTAAGTGTGAAAGGTGAAAGATATACGGAAGTGCGACGAGGGGACGACGATGAGGGGAACGAGGGAGGTAGAAAGAGGGGGCACAGTCGTCCGTAA